Proteins from one Niallia circulans genomic window:
- a CDS encoding replication-associated recombination protein A: MNGEPLAYRMRPTTIDEVVGQQDIIGKQTSLYKMIKNGYVPSMLLYGEPGIGKTSIAFAVAGTTSLPFIALNATTAGKKDVEAVVDEARLTGKVLLFLDEIHRFNKAQQDYLLPHVERGDIVLIGATTENPYHDVNPAIRSRCGQIKQLKRLTDTDIEELLTRAIKEERGLGGLAIEITDEQIKKIAQGTNGDARKSLTLLESIVYSSDKEDGRFIIKDDMVEAMIEKVGVYGDKKGSHFYNLLSSLQKSIRGSDVDAALYYLAHLLETGDLVAVNRRLLVIAYEDIGLAKPSVGNNVLAAVTASERLGLPEARIPLAAAVVEMCLSSKSNAAYKALDAAIADVRSGNVGDIPMHLRDGHYAGSKVLGHVGYVYPHDYPIGTFGGWVNQDYLPDKLKGTKYYEPTEAGEEKKLKAIYERLAGFRTDSAKKK; encoded by the coding sequence GTGAATGGAGAACCATTAGCATATCGAATGAGACCAACGACAATTGATGAGGTGGTCGGACAACAGGATATAATCGGTAAACAAACAAGTTTATATAAAATGATTAAAAACGGCTATGTACCCTCCATGCTTTTGTATGGTGAGCCTGGTATAGGAAAGACCTCCATTGCCTTTGCGGTTGCTGGGACGACAAGCTTGCCCTTTATTGCTTTAAATGCAACGACCGCAGGCAAAAAAGATGTGGAAGCAGTTGTGGATGAAGCAAGGCTAACAGGCAAGGTGCTGCTTTTTCTCGATGAGATTCATCGTTTTAATAAAGCGCAGCAGGACTATTTGCTTCCACATGTTGAAAGAGGAGATATTGTCTTGATTGGGGCAACAACGGAAAACCCTTATCACGATGTTAATCCCGCCATTAGAAGCCGCTGCGGCCAGATCAAGCAGCTAAAAAGATTGACAGATACAGATATTGAGGAGCTCCTCACACGAGCAATCAAGGAAGAACGCGGTCTTGGCGGTCTTGCAATTGAGATTACGGATGAACAAATAAAAAAAATTGCGCAAGGAACAAATGGAGATGCAAGAAAATCGCTCACCCTTTTAGAATCAATTGTGTACTCTTCTGACAAGGAAGATGGCAGATTTATCATAAAAGACGATATGGTGGAGGCGATGATTGAAAAGGTCGGAGTGTATGGAGATAAGAAGGGCTCCCATTTCTACAATTTGCTGTCAAGCTTGCAAAAAAGCATCCGTGGCAGCGATGTTGATGCTGCTCTTTATTATTTGGCCCATTTGCTCGAAACAGGTGATCTTGTCGCAGTCAACAGAAGGCTGCTTGTTATTGCCTACGAGGATATTGGACTTGCTAAACCGTCTGTCGGCAATAATGTACTTGCTGCTGTTACAGCCAGCGAACGGCTCGGCCTTCCTGAAGCAAGAATTCCATTAGCTGCTGCGGTTGTGGAAATGTGCTTATCCTCTAAGTCAAATGCCGCATACAAAGCACTTGATGCAGCAATAGCTGATGTAAGAAGCGGCAATGTTGGTGATATTCCGATGCATCTGCGCGACGGGCACTATGCAGGAAGCAAGGTGCTTGGACATGTCGGATATGTTTATCCGCATGATTATCCAATCGGTACTTTCGGCGGTTGGGTTAATCAGGATTACTTACCTGATAAGCTTAAGGGCACTAAGTACTATGAGCCGACAGAGGCAGGAGAAGAGAAAAAGCTTAAGGCTATTTATGAACGGTTAGCAGGATTCCGGACAGATAGCGCGAAAAAAAAATAA
- the menC gene encoding o-succinylbenzoate synthase: protein MKMDRIELLHLKMPLLHPFETSFGRLTEKDFYLIKMFSGEHIGYGESVAMPNPGYTEETTGTSAYMMKEFLIPLLFNSKINHPDDVSAIFSPIRRNNMAKAALEGAVWDLYSKKRDISLAHALGGTRESIDVGVSIGIEKSIDELLFKIERYLSEGYKKIKVKIKPGYDLEPLTRIREKFGYNIPLMADANSAYSLDDLEHLKKFDPLKLLMIEQPLAFDDMIDHAVLQKQLNTPICLDESICSAEDARKAIELDSCRIINLKIGRVGGLTEAKRIHDLCQKNNIPVWCGGMLEAGVGRAHNIAITALSNFTIAGDTSASDRYWQEDIIQPEVKMSAPGKIAVPTTAGIGYELNEQVINKYLIGKKTYTNDI from the coding sequence TTGAAGATGGACAGAATTGAGCTTCTTCACTTAAAGATGCCTTTGCTTCATCCATTTGAGACGAGCTTCGGCAGACTGACAGAAAAGGATTTCTATCTTATTAAAATGTTCAGTGGCGAGCATATTGGTTATGGAGAGTCTGTTGCTATGCCTAATCCAGGTTATACAGAAGAAACTACAGGGACTTCCGCCTATATGATGAAGGAATTTTTAATTCCGCTCCTGTTTAACAGCAAGATAAATCATCCAGACGACGTTTCAGCCATTTTTTCGCCAATCAGAAGAAATAATATGGCAAAAGCTGCATTAGAAGGTGCAGTTTGGGATCTTTATAGCAAGAAAAGAGATATATCCCTTGCACATGCTCTTGGGGGAACAAGGGAAAGTATTGATGTTGGTGTGAGCATCGGTATCGAAAAGTCGATTGATGAACTTCTTTTCAAAATAGAAAGATACTTATCGGAAGGCTATAAAAAAATCAAAGTGAAGATTAAGCCAGGCTATGATTTGGAGCCATTGACTAGAATCAGAGAAAAATTCGGTTATAATATTCCACTTATGGCGGATGCGAACTCGGCTTATTCTCTTGATGATTTAGAGCATTTAAAGAAATTTGATCCCTTAAAGCTGCTGATGATCGAACAGCCCTTGGCATTTGATGATATGATTGATCACGCAGTCTTGCAAAAACAGCTGAACACACCAATCTGCTTGGATGAAAGCATCTGCTCAGCAGAAGATGCCCGTAAAGCGATTGAGCTTGATAGCTGCAGAATCATTAATTTAAAAATTGGCCGTGTCGGTGGTTTGACAGAAGCAAAAAGAATTCATGATTTATGCCAAAAAAACAATATTCCTGTTTGGTGCGGGGGCATGCTTGAAGCAGGTGTTGGCAGAGCGCATAATATCGCCATAACCGCTCTTTCAAACTTTACGATTGCGGGCGATACATCGGCATCGGACCGTTATTGGCAGGAGGATATTATCCAGCCTGAGGTGAAAATGTCTGCACCAGGAAAAATTG